The genomic stretch CGGCGCCGGTATTGTATACGTAGAACAAATTCATAAATGAGGAATATGCCACGTTTAACGGTGCGGTTCCGACCGTGATCGTCCTTAAAATTCCTCCGTTTGTGTCGGGAGGATTGATTCCCGGCGCTCCTAAAAATGTCGGAGAATTTGAATCGTCGTCTATTACGGAAACTGAATTGTCCGATTGGTTGGTTACGAGCGCTAAGAAAGGAGAAACTGTCTGGAAGGCGACTTTATGCGCTCCTTTTCCTACGCAGATGGACGCATGAATATACGCGATGATAACGGGATCCGGATCGTCGTGCACGACCGAAATCGATGATACGTTCGGATTCGCTTCCGAGGAACATAAAATCGAATCAATTCCGGATGAGTTTCCGTTATTCATAGTCCAATGATGGTCGGTATTATTAGGGTCGACGACGATTTCGACCGGGTTTGTTCCGACGGAGATGGTCTTCAAAACGGTTTGCTGGACTCCGGTTTGAATAATCTGCACTATATTCGAATTTGATAAAGTGGACAAAACGTGCCCGGTTCCTACTCCCGAAGCGACTAATCCCGCGGGTTGGACGGAAGATGAGATTTCCGCTAAAGGGAAAAATCCTCCTCCAACCTGCGCCTGAATCGGATTAATTCCGTAGGAAGAATTGCTTGAATTGGAAATATAAACGTACGCCTGGGTTTGGCCTGCGGCTAATAAATTTAGAAGAGCAGCGGATTTATTATAGTCCCCCGCTTTCGTGACAGTGCAACCCGCGTTGAAGCCGCCGAATACAAGCAGCAAAATAATTATTTTCGTATAGAGTGACATTACCGTATGTCCACCTTATCGGATTGATTCGTATGATCTCCGTTAGAGAAAGGTAATGGATGGAAAGATTCTCGATTGAGAAACGATATTATTCGTTCTTCTTAGCATTCGCCCGGAACGTCCGAAGATCCATGCGTTCGAAATTAGAAAGAATAATCTAGGAGATAGTTTCGAGGTCCAGGGAATACGGAGGATTCAACGGGCCTAACTCATTTCCATCCATCTTGATCAACGGTGGGGTGGGCGAAACGGATTCCCTTGATAACCGGAGGGTAGGGGAACTTCGGAGGCGATTACGGTTGCGGAATCGATCTTACTTGGAACAAAATTTATTTCGGATCTTTCATTTAAGAATTGGAAAGAAAAACCGGGATTTTCGTAGTTCTTCTCGTGCTTTTTGCAGGCGCACTCGTGTTCCGATTGTTTGTTCTTTACCGAATGACAATCGGGAAGTTTCCCTGATCGTCCGATTGAG from Leptospira inadai serovar Lyme str. 10 encodes the following:
- a CDS encoding YncE family protein, encoding MSLYTKIIILLLVFGGFNAGCTVTKAGDYNKSAALLNLLAAGQTQAYVYISNSSNSSYGINPIQAQVGGGFFPLAEISSSVQPAGLVASGVGTGHVLSTLSNSNIVQIIQTGVQQTVLKTISVGTNPVEIVVDPNNTDHHWTMNNGNSSGIDSILCSSEANPNVSSISVVHDDPDPVIIAYIHASICVGKGAHKVAFQTVSPFLALVTNQSDNSVSVIDDDSNSPTFLGAPGINPPDTNGGILRTITVGTAPLNVAYSSFMNLFYVYNTGAGTISVIDPNGNSGTGALLGSSLNVGKGYTVMKTDVSGRYLILSGTDTTTYSSLAYGILRILDLGDPTGATFGLIRIPKAGFSDFQQSPDGKRLFVASAVSGTSTQISTINSSAFYIFDSSSLPNPSLLRTTMVGSSVQSYRTFSINAISGSVKNLFVPNYSDGTVSIIDGMSYNPLTTLSVNGNPTYSTIFQPGGADAQGGMGGMGGMSGM
- a CDS encoding LIC_11090 family protein, whose translation is MLKKGLLSVILLTFGIQSVEAAFRQYAFVSLICTCNHASKAETHEADIEDEYFVSKTDSSSQILSIGRSGKLPDCHSVKNKQSEHECACKKHEKNYENPGFSFQFLNERSEINFVPSKIDSATVIASEVPLPSGYQGNPFRPPHR